GCTACAGCCATAGGCTTCACCCACTGTTCTGGCTTAGCAACCATCATATGCATATCTAGAAAGAACCAAGTAGATCAGAAACATGAAAACAGCACATTTACTGAATCGCTACCTCAAGCATGCTCTCATAATTTATACAGCAAAATACGTGCACTTAAACTGCACCCAAatcttgttggaagccacagTGTATGGGTACCTAGAGAGATGCCTTACTTTCTATAACTTCTTGGAGTTGGAAGCAGCAGAAACCACCTATGGTCCCTCCTCTCAAAATGTAGGCTTTTCAGTGGCCAGCTCTCAATGATTTGTTTAAAAGTCCAACAATGCAGGGGCAAAGAACAAGAATTCTTTAGAGCATTTTGTGCAGGGTTCTGTTCCTGGCATGTCTGTGAAGTGTATATAAGCAGGCCCCACCAGATCCAAAACACGGTGATAGCGCATCAATTGGACGTGCCTAAAATGGTTGCTACCTGTATATGTAGGCTAAgagcactttaaaaaatatttattgtgtgTTGCAGAATATGACAGTGTGATGCCAGAGTGTTTAATGTTCTGGCTAAAAGAAATTACTAAAGTGCACTGATTCTACAAATCTCATCACATTTGttggctgtttttgtttcaaaatacCACAGAATCATTAGCAGGAAAATTATTATCAAacaaggaaggtaaacggcgtttccgtgtgctgctctggttcgccggaagcggcttagtcatgctggccacatgacccggaagctgtacgccggctccctcggccaataaagtgagatgagctgcaaccccggagtcggccacgactggacctaatggtcgggggtccttttacctttaatgtaaCTCATGGGAGACCTGTTAGCTGAAGCCTTCTAGTACATGATAAAGTGCCAATGCTGGCTGCTAAGAAGGTAAAATGAAACTCCAGTTTTGCTTCTCAGAATCTTGAGGCAGACattcaaacatttttaaaaaacaaatagctTACCGAAGAAGGGCTGCTGACCCAGCTGCTTCCGAAGGCTCTCTACAACAGGGTGGCCAAAAGTGATGTTTGGTACAAAATGCCTACCCAATTGGGAGGGAAATAAGAAAGATAATTTATTTTAAGGTTTTGAGAAAATAGTTCTATTTAGTTCTATACTACTATAAGTGTCAAGTCAATTTTAGAATGGAAATTGCTTTCAGCTTTGATTTTATACTGCTATCGAGAAATCTTAAACGCCCCACAATTCAGTACAGGTGACTTGCAGCTTACATACATTTAACTTCCTATCCCTCTTTCTTGAGGATTCTTGAGGGATTTATACAGACCGTCTAGAGAATTGCAGACTACATACACACCAACACACCTCTCAAACTTCAATAGGCGCTTGCATATTTATCAGCACCCTGAAGCATGTTTATACAACAAAAGAACAGAACCAGGCCAGTACGATTTCTTTTTGCATGCGCACACACCACCCTGATGCTGCTTATTTGAAGAGGGTTACATTGTAGCCCTAGTCTACTTCCCGCAGACAACCCCACAGGGATGCCCCACCCATGAGGAAAAGTGAGTCAAGGGCCTCAGGGTCCACCGTGGCAGCAGGTCCCAGTGTTGACATTTCTCCCCACACCCTTGTTTCTGATGCAGATCTTATGGCCCCTTCCCTTGTGGAGTGCCATTTTGGGATCTACCTTGGGTGCCAACATGCTTTGGGCTAGTGAGTGAAAAAGGTTTATGCACATGGGTTATTCCATGTACTGGGAACCCTACACAACCCAGTTATGTGTAGTTCCACTCTCATTTTCCACTGGACCTGCAGATATTAGAGGAGACTAGGAGCATGATCCTGCTGAACCGTACACTGAATGAACAGATAAAAGTGAAGACAGAATGCATGACTCTTGCACTGCATTTTCAGACACAATTGTTTTGCTCCAAATGTATGCATGAAGAAACGCATTTGCTGAAACAGGTTCCTTGCCAATAAAACTTGCACAAATTTTGTTGTGGCTGCTAGAGGAAACCACATTGTAGGTGTACATTCTGAAGTAGTAgtttctttaaaagcaacaagAGACGAACATGCACAGTGCCTGCAAATTGTCAACCAAGCCGTTAACGGAAAATACAATCTTTTCCCTCACTCCAATATAGTTATACCAAACTTTACTCAGTAAAGTACTGTGGACTGTATTATGGGTAATGAAATTTGCCTTTTACCGAAATGGCAATTCAAAGCATTGCTGAAGTGCAAAAGGCAACTGATGTGCATTTGCCGAGAAGTAGCATTTCTAGTCACAAGATGCCACTCTACCTATGAGATGCCCAGTTATGCCATTCCAATAAAGTGTATTGGATAGTAAGAAAATGTATTATGCCCACATGCTGTATTCCATTTTAGTTCTACAGCTAGCATATAGCTACTAactaaaagcacatttaaagatTTTGTATacttaatatataattttaaagaaaagctaCACAAGTCACCACTTTTTTTACACTTAACTAATATAACCAAGAATGTTCTCAGTCCTGCAAGGAAGAAGGGAAGGAGCAAATATGTATGTGGTGCTTCCacataacaatttatttatttggtgcaTGCATGCAGATTTTATGCAGCATTCACACAACATTTTCATCAAAATGCTATCCTATATGATTTTTCCATTTAATGTGGATTAACCTTTTCCACAGAAAATCAAAGAACTTTATTAAAAGCTCTATGGAAACAGCAAATTGAAATTAATCAGGGATTAATGTAaaattagggacacgggtggcgctgtgagttaaaccacagagcctagaacttgccgatcagaaggttggcggttcgaatccccacgatggggtgagctcctgtagttcggtccctgctcctgccaacctaggagttcgaaagcacgtcaaagtgcaagtagataaatagataccgctccggcaggaaggtaaacggcgtttccgtgtgctgctctggtgacatgctggccacatgacccagaagctgtacgccggctccctaccttcctacctatttatctactcacactttgacgtactttctaTGCACAATAAATCTTGCTTGTGTCTAACTTGCCACAAGATTTCAGACAAGACTTGCTCCATTTCACCAAACCCAACAAACGCTCACTGGGGGAGACAGATTTGATAATTTGACAACACTAATAGATTAGGTTGATAAAATCAGATTAATAGATTGGAATGGATTACTAGATAAATGTCAGATTATTAGATAGATTGTATTAGACTGAGTAGAGTAGATTAACAGGTGGATTGATTAATGACATTAAATAGATAAGGCCAGAAAGCTAGATTAGATggacagatagatagattagatgatcCAGGTAgataaaagggacgcaggtggcgctgtgggttaaaccacagagcctaggacttgccaatcagaaggtcggcagttcgaatccctgcaacggggtgagcgcccgttgctcggtccctgctcctgccaacctagcagttcgaaagcatgctaaaaagtgcaagtagataaataggtcccgctccagcgggaaggtaaacggcgtttctgtgcgctgctctggtttgccagatgtggcttagtcatgctggccacatgacctggaagctgtactccggctcccacggccaataaagtgagatgagcaccgcaacccctaatggtcctaatggtcaggggtcccttttaccgtTTTAGATAGATCCAAATAATCAGATTAATGGATTGGATCAGACCGGGTAGATTAATATATAGGTTGGTTGATTATTAAAAAAATTGATTAGCTGATTATATTAAATCGGTTGATTCTATTAAATACCAGATAGATAAACAAAATCAGATTAGATGGATTGGATTGGATtagattagattggaaaaaagtaaaaaaatagtccagcagcactttagagaccaactaagttgttctgggtataagctttcgtatctcaagtgtgcatgcacacaaaagtttaTGCACAGaacaacttagttggtctctaaggtgctattgggctattttttaatttttaatttcgactgcatcagaccaaccaACACGGCTACGTACCTGAATCTGGATTAGATTGAATGGAGTAGATTATGAGGCAGATTGACTATATTAGATTTGCTAGACTGGAATGCGCATATTAAATCTACAGGGCTGTCGCGGGGGGGGGGTCACCAGAGACGCCCCGCATTTTAACCGGAAGCGCGGGCTGCGCGCGCCCCCGCCGTGCTCCCCCTCTCTGGTTTCCGAGCCCTCTTTCGGCCTCCCCTTCGCGGTCCGCGGCGCAGTTACCCGTCCATTACATCCAGGTGCAGGTAGTCCGCTCCGCAATCCACCATCCGGCCGCACTCGGCGCCCAGGGCCGCCAGGTCGCTGTTGAGGATGGAGGGGCCGACGCGGCAGCCGGACGCCATGGCGGAGCGACGGGAGAGCTTCGTCGCGAGGCTTCCGCCCGCCCTCCTGGCCTGGCCGGAAACGAAGGCGCCGGGCGGAAGCGCGCgcctgatgggaaatgtagtccgcgAGCCCCGCCTCGGCTTCTGGGTGAGCGTCGCTTGCGGCGCGCTAGTCTCGGGAACCTCCCCGGAAGCCACGCCTCTACTATTCTTTCCCCCGCTCATCTTTCCCTCAGCTCTGCAGACGGGGTGG
The nucleotide sequence above comes from Podarcis raffonei isolate rPodRaf1 chromosome 1, rPodRaf1.pri, whole genome shotgun sequence. Encoded proteins:
- the RPE gene encoding ribulose-phosphate 3-epimerase isoform X2; translation: MSGGKNSRGVASGEVPETSAPQATLTQKPRRGSRTTFPIRRALPPGAFVSGQARRAGGSLATKLSRRSAMASGCRVGPSILNSDLAALGAECGRMVDCGADYLHLDVMDGHFVPNITFGHPVVESLRKQLGQQPFFDMHMMVAKPEQWVKPMAVAGANQYTFHIEATNNPGALIKDIRENGMKVGLAIKPGTTVEYLAPWANQIDMALVMTVEPGFGGQKFMEDMMPKAGANMIVSGSAIMKSDDPRAVINLLRNVCCEAAQKRSLDR
- the RPE gene encoding ribulose-phosphate 3-epimerase isoform X1 produces the protein MSGGKNSRGVASGEVPETSAPQATLTQKPRRGSRTTFPIRRALPPGAFVSGQARRAGGSLATKLSRRSAMASGCRVGPSILNSDLAALGAECGRMVDCGADYLHLDVMDGHFVPNITFGHPVVESLRKQLGQQPFFDMHMMVAKPEQWVKPMAVAGANQYTFHIEATNNPGALIKDIRENGMKVGLAIKPGTTVEYLAPWANQIDMALVMTVEPGFGGQKFMEDMMPKVHWLRTQFPSLDIEVDGGVGPDTIHKCAEAGANMIVSGSAIMKSDDPRAVINLLRNVCCEAAQKRSLDR